A region from the Aegilops tauschii subsp. strangulata cultivar AL8/78 chromosome 5, Aet v6.0, whole genome shotgun sequence genome encodes:
- the LOC109781508 gene encoding auxin-induced in root cultures protein 12, with amino-acid sequence MASATTMHHRRRSIIQLAFLLLVASPAAMLAAGGACESEEFPAGRSYATCADLPTLGASLHWTYDAAASSLSLAFAAKPPGTSGAGWVAWGINPTGDGMKGAQTLVAFKSSGAYVVNTYNLTGYRPLSAASTPIAFEATDLAADEGADGKVRLYGTLQLPKGMEAVNHIWQVGSTVANGVPAKHAFAQENLDSKGSLVLTGAGATDAAPAPVAGGPSAEEATGNLETETAPEAAPAPLAGAPSTEEAGGDLETGTAPSPAPAPSSGSAAIITTYASAPVFILILVFAGFFATV; translated from the coding sequence ATGGCATCCGCGACGACAATGCACCACCGGCGCCGCTCCATTATCCAGCTGGCCTTCCTGCTCCTGGTGGCGTCACCGGCGGCAATGCTGGCGGCCGGTGGAGCCTGCGAGAGCGAGGAGTTCCCGGCCGGCAGGAGCTACGCGACGTGCGCGGACCTCCCGACCCTCGGCGCCTCGCTGCACTGGACGTACGACGCGGCGGCCTCGTCGCTGTCCCTGGCGTTCGCGGCCAAGCCGCCGGGCACGAGCGGCGCCGGCTGGGTGGCCTGGGGGATCAACCCCACCGGCGACGGCATGAAGGGCGCGCAGACGCTCGTTGCCTTCAAGAGCAGCGGCGCGTACGTCGTCAACACGTACAACCTCACCGGGTACCGCCCGCTCAGCGCGGCGTCCACGCCGATCGCGTTCGAGGCCACCGACCTCGCCGCCGACGAGGGCGCCGACGGGAAGGTGCGGCTCTACGGTACGCTGCAGCTGCCCAAGGGCATGGAGGCCGTGAACCACATCTGGCAGGTAGGGTCGACGGTGGCCAATGGGGTGCCGGCCAAGCACGCGTTCGCGCAGGAGAACCTGGATTCGAAGGGCAGTCTCGTGCTCACTGGTGCCGGAGCGACGGACGCCGCGCCGGCTCCGGTGGCCGGTGGCCCGTCGGCCGAGGAGGCTACTGGTAACCTAGAGACAGAGACCGCGCCCGAGGCAGCGCCGGCCCCGTTGGCCGGTGCCCCGTCGACCGAGGAGGCTGGCGGTGACCTAGAGACGGGAACCGCACCGTCGCCAGCGCCAGCGCCGTCCAGCGGGTCGGCAGCGATAATCACCACGTACGCCTCGGCTCCGGTGTTCATTTTGATTCTGGTGTTCGCTGGTTTCTTCGCGACTGTATAA